GGATACTACAGCCAGCAGAGTTGTGGACTTTTGATTGCCTAATGCAATTGAGACTGCCTGAGGCACAAGATAATCGCCTTTTAATTGTTGAAGTGACGGAGGAGGATGTTAACGCTCAAAAGAAACGCAATGAGCCAATGCAAGGATCTCTTTCTGATATTTCACTTAATAACCTCTTAAAGAAATTAGAGAAATACAAACCAAGAGCTATCGGTTTAGATGTCTATCGAGACGAACTTGACTTCCAGCAAAATAATCTTTTTGCAGTCTGTAAAGCCAGCGATAGTAGTGTAAAGCTACAAGGCAGTGGCCCTCCATCTGGAATCCCAGAATCTAGGGTAGGCTTTAGCGATTTTGTGCCCGAAGAGGCTCTTCGCCGTCATCTTTTATATCTTGAACCGGAGGCAAGCTCTCTTTGCCAAGCAAGAGATGCTTTTAGCTTGGTGCTCGCACGTCATTACCTAGAAATAGAAGGTAAGCAGTACTACGATCCTTCGTCAGCAGGGGAGTTGAGAATTGGCGATGTGGTCTTTAAACGACTCCAGCCTTTTACTGGGGGTTATCAGGGCATAGATGCAGCAGGTTATCAAACGCTGCTCAATTACCGCTCGGCATGCAATCCACGAAATGTCTCCTCCTGCTCCCCTCAAAATATTGCCTTGAGAGTCACGCTCTCTGATGTTTTGGATCGCAATGTTCTTGACTCGGTGGAAAACTTAAACCAGCGCATTGTTGTCATTGGCGTCACCCATCCTGAATCGGGGGATAGCTGGCGTACACCGTACAATGCTGGTTTTGATGGGGATATGCCAGGTGTAGTTATGCAGGCCCAAATGGTGAGCCAGATTTTAAGCGCAGTGCTGGACCGCCGACCTTTGTTATGGGTCTGGCCGCAGTGGGGAGAGGCGCTGTGGATTCTGGCTTGGTCTGGGGTGGGAGGAGCACTTGCCTGGTGGGTTCGACCATTGTCTCGCTTGGTGGGAGGAAGCGTTGTAGCTCTCTTGATTTTATGGGCAAGCGGTTGGGTGGTTTTGAGTTGTTTTGGTGGCTGGATACCATTGGTCCCGCCCGCTCTATCTCTAGCGGCAAGTGGATTTTTGATCAGGTTCTATGCTGGTAACCAGAGCCGGTTTTTATCTCCTGAATTATGACTCAGCCCCGATTACCTGCCCAGCTTATCTGTGCGTTGGGTTTGGCCCTTGCGAGTCTGATGCTCTCCTTGGCTCCTGCCCAAGCCCAAACTGCCAGATCCCTTAATCTCTTTGATCGGATCCGACTGTTGTTCTCGCAACCCTCATCAACCATTGGGGCACCTGCTGGACGTCGTAGAGGCGGGGCGACTCGTGATCAGTGTCCTGATGTAGGTAACAAAGCACTAACCGCTCTAGTACCGGCTGCGGATACAGGGTTAACTATTGCGCAGTACCCGACCTTTTGGTTCTATGTTCCCTACTCGGCTTCGTTGCAGCGTCAGGCTGAGTTTGTGCTGTTAGACGAGCGGGAGAATGATGTCTACAAAACTACTTTTCCGTTAGTGGGAACACCGGGAATTGTCAGCATTCGACTACCCGAGGCCCGACGACCATTGGAGAGTGGTAAAAAGTACCGCTGGGTGTTCTCGGTAATCTGCAATCCAAGGAACCGCTCAGGAGATGTTGCCGTGAATGGCTGGGTTGAGCGAGTTCCCTTGAGCCCTATCCTTAGAAATCGGCTAGCCGCAGCAACAACGCCGCTAGAGCGCGTCTCTATCTACCTCGACCAGAAGTTGTGGTACGAGACCCTCACGACTGTGGTTGAACTCCAACGCACGGAGCCACGGAATACAGCACTGAAGGCCGAATTGCTACGGGCCATCGGCTTGGCTGAGCTTGCGTCAGAGCCACTGACTTCCTGCTGCACTCCCCCTGAGCAAACTAGCGGGCGTCAGCAATAGGGCGGTCCGCACAGTTTTATTTCCACTCGCCCTGAATGATAAAACCGGCCCAGTAGTAAGGGTTTTGCCAGCGCGGGTCTTGAGACATTGAGAGCTGGGCGGCTCTAAGTGCGGCAGTAGGCGGCTGTCTGTTCTTGAGCATTTCTCGATAGAACCTGGTCATTAGCTCTGCGGTGGCATCATCCTCCACGCTCCACAAACTAACGACTACGCGCTTGGCTCCCGCATACATAAAGCCTCGTGTTAGACCAACAAGACCTTCACCCCTGATCTCTTGCCCCAGTCCAGTTCGACAGCCGCTGACTACGACCAGTTCGGCAGGCAGGTTCAGGTTGAAAATATCCTGCGTAAATAGAAAACTGTCTTGTGCAGTACCTTGTTGATCGACTGAAGACAACGCAATCCCAGAGCGGCCCGGATCTTGATCGTTTAGTAGGCCATGGGTGGCAAAGTGCACAAAGCGATATTGGCTGAGTCTGCCGCTAGTCACTGTCTCGCGGC
Above is a window of Leptolyngbya sp. FACHB-261 DNA encoding:
- a CDS encoding CHASE2 domain-containing protein; translated protein: MSDDSPVQLAEAVEVFFSYSHRDEELRDELAKHLSNLKRQGIITDWYDREISAGTERTVEIAARLNSARIILLLVSADFMASDYIHDVELRRAMERHQAGEAQVIPVILRPVDWDGAPFSRLQPLPKDAIPVTEWVNHDAAFRDIAQGIRNAIKPGSYTPLTTRKRSFLPLFLKASSIAVLVLVLRFLGILQPAELWTFDCLMQLRLPEAQDNRLLIVEVTEEDVNAQKKRNEPMQGSLSDISLNNLLKKLEKYKPRAIGLDVYRDELDFQQNNLFAVCKASDSSVKLQGSGPPSGIPESRVGFSDFVPEEALRRHLLYLEPEASSLCQARDAFSLVLARHYLEIEGKQYYDPSSAGELRIGDVVFKRLQPFTGGYQGIDAAGYQTLLNYRSACNPRNVSSCSPQNIALRVTLSDVLDRNVLDSVENLNQRIVVIGVTHPESGDSWRTPYNAGFDGDMPGVVMQAQMVSQILSAVLDRRPLLWVWPQWGEALWILAWSGVGGALAWWVRPLSRLVGGSVVALLILWASGWVVLSCFGGWIPLVPPALSLAASGFLIRFYAGNQSRFLSPEL
- a CDS encoding DUF928 domain-containing protein is translated as MTQPRLPAQLICALGLALASLMLSLAPAQAQTARSLNLFDRIRLLFSQPSSTIGAPAGRRRGGATRDQCPDVGNKALTALVPAADTGLTIAQYPTFWFYVPYSASLQRQAEFVLLDERENDVYKTTFPLVGTPGIVSIRLPEARRPLESGKKYRWVFSVICNPRNRSGDVAVNGWVERVPLSPILRNRLAAATTPLERVSIYLDQKLWYETLTTVVELQRTEPRNTALKAELLRAIGLAELASEPLTSCCTPPEQTSGRQQ